The Tautonia marina genome segment GCTCGTTGAAGCCGATGTGGCCGTTGCGACCGAGGCCGAGCAGTTGCAGGTCGAGCCCCCCTTCGGCCTCGATCCAGCGATCGTACGAGGCGCCATAGGCTTCAAGGGCCGACTCGGGCACGGTGCCGTCGGGCACATGAGCGCGGTTCGGCGCCAGATCGACCTGGGAAAAGAGGTGCCGGTGCATGTAAGTCCGGTAGCTCTGCGGGTCGAGCGGCGACATGGGGTAGTATTCGTCGAGGTTGAAGGTCGAGACCTCGCCGAAGGAGAGGCGACCGGCTCGATGCTCCTCGACCAAACCCTTGTAGACCGGCACAGGGGTTCCCCCGGTCGCCAGGCCGAGCACGGCCTTGCCTCGCTGAGCGACGGTTGATCGAACCAACTCGGCGATCTGATCGGCCGCAGCCAGGCAGGCGGCGGCCGAGTCGTCGAAGATCAGGACAGAGGTTCCGTCGAGGTCGAGCGATCGAGTGGGGGACGGGGCGGGCATTGTGGACCTTTTCCACTTCCAAAGGGTCAACGGACGGTTTGAGGCAAGCAAACGGTTCGGTTCGAACGGGGGAGGCTTGTGGGCAAAAGGTCGCACCCTCAGGCCGTCGCAGGAACGAGATCCTGCAGCGTGGACGGGTCGAGGTGGCCGCCGAGAATGCCCAGGGCGATCTGGATCGGGTCGCTGGCGAGCAGGTCGGCGCGGGTGGGATCGAAGCGTTCGATGCGGAACAGCTCGACGCCGACAGCGTTGACGTCGGACCGGGAGGGTCGGCCGCCAGAGAGGCTGTGCCCCTCGGACCATTCACGGGTCAGGGCGGCATAGGCCCGGCCGAGATGGTTACAGAATTCGGTGTAATCGGTCAGCTTGACCTGCGAAGCGTGGCAGTTGATCGCCCATTCCTTGGTGCGTTCGGCCTGCTCGTCGTAGGTGAAGAAGGCGTTCGGCTGGGGCAAGGGGCCCCAGGGGGTCCAACCGCTCATGACCATCGTGTCGCTCAGGCCGGCGCCGATCAGGCCAATGGCGGCGAAGCATCGGGTCATCCGGTGGGCCATGTGGGCGTCGGTCGCCGGGGGGATAATCAGGGCGCCGGGCTTGCGCTGATCGAACCAGCCGACGATCTTGTCGAGATCGGCGGCGGTGGGGCGATAGCCGGGGCTTCGGTAGGCGTCGAGGTCCCAGCAGACCGGCTCGGCGCCGAGGACGTCGCATTCGAGGCGGAATTCTTTCTCGCGGACAGTGACTTTCTTCTGGTTGTTCAACCAGGGGGCGTCGACATTCCGCTCTCCGGCGAAGACGAGGACCTCGATCACCGGCAAGCCGCGTTCCACGGCGAATTCGTGGAGCATGCAGGCGGCGGTAATGGCCCCATCGTCGGGGTGAGGGCACATCATGACCAGGGGACGGTCGGCCTTGACCACCCCCCGCAGCGCATCGCGGACGTCGACGATCTGGCCGTGGGCCCCGCTGGAAAGGACGATGCGGAGCAGGTCCTCGTAAACGGGCTTCCAGCGAGAACTTTCGGTCGATAAGTGAGAGAAGGGTTGCATGGGCTCGCCAAAGCTCCGGCGCGACGTGGGGTCGCTCCTTCGGATGGCCTCGTCCGGTGCGACGACCGAC includes the following:
- a CDS encoding glucosamine-6-phosphate deaminase — its product is MPAPSPTRSLDLDGTSVLIFDDSAAACLAAADQIAELVRSTVAQRGKAVLGLATGGTPVPVYKGLVEEHRAGRLSFGEVSTFNLDEYYPMSPLDPQSYRTYMHRHLFSQVDLAPNRAHVPDGTVPESALEAYGASYDRWIEAEGGLDLQLLGLGRNGHIGFNEPADLDTETALKLPTRPVSLHPTTVADAAGDFGGEALVPRRALTMGTASILSARRILVLAFGAKKAEAVAQSLTGPMTAQVPGSLLRSAGDRVTWVLDPEAASQLPGVGG
- a CDS encoding PIG-L deacetylase family protein, with protein sequence MQPFSHLSTESSRWKPVYEDLLRIVLSSGAHGQIVDVRDALRGVVKADRPLVMMCPHPDDGAITAACMLHEFAVERGLPVIEVLVFAGERNVDAPWLNNQKKVTVREKEFRLECDVLGAEPVCWDLDAYRSPGYRPTAADLDKIVGWFDQRKPGALIIPPATDAHMAHRMTRCFAAIGLIGAGLSDTMVMSGWTPWGPLPQPNAFFTYDEQAERTKEWAINCHASQVKLTDYTEFCNHLGRAYAALTREWSEGHSLSGGRPSRSDVNAVGVELFRIERFDPTRADLLASDPIQIALGILGGHLDPSTLQDLVPATA